A single window of Maylandia zebra isolate NMK-2024a linkage group LG2, Mzebra_GT3a, whole genome shotgun sequence DNA harbors:
- the hmgxb3 gene encoding HMG domain-containing protein 3 isoform X3, translating into MDKVELFEVVKVTEEVESAYSQMEVTSFKKRKSKPQDDSVEKPKKPRSAYLLYYFDVHQIMQLGVSNMPQSEINKRISESWKRLSVAEKSYYLEKAKLEKEGIDTSSVSLSKDLPGFRKILPRTSYFVLSKGCSSSLQPGSSQSELSIESTENPPENGLPSVSLIQEPRLTPLGLAGKVELSEHPIVVDEITGETAVVSPALQGIPPTSSSSSVSPKATASGDSSVSQSSGDCMANRVILKGNEAKAGSSSYSASMVQQTQGETTQVVAIIPTQNLLEPKSLATVSSVGPVVMVPVRASIEQSVKPSYKMSVKTYTRRGRGRCLNPGCSFVYVTRHKPPTCPECGSHLGGKWIPAAKKSHEKQAASRQKAKKKANKSCQTTQPTTQKAGAAVSKINTTGVNKEGQVVRRARKQPVRSAGLPQEGSSTKQPAQTRQVKDNPKSASIQGQEKSSTTVQKRPVRPILPACYNTGRAVFQIITVPPDKEKCQYSHNNNSPNVPPESFSGLKPSTLKQLGHAVPMTTANQDFPGAADRGQPTSSLTDRRVNILSVVPFKQQTVSSFDLGLSTARGRGRCKNPSCDYIYKNRHKPAVCPKCGCELTQKNAKATKSETLLCPYNPLSPAQKDIQRQNTVQLLRSSLQIPENETELQETLTLIQELNTFQVVFVQVADQEQENSAEAETMLQSRWPQYYESAATHCGLCNYPLFKGDQSTVAGQENCWLLTETLMQTVSLQLKVCLNVQCLALHSFTDLHPGLFNIGNRLLVSIDLFLKIRASIKLGQSPYQAAKTIVDHVPSHPVHSLNPDESSQIQELLLSGYWAFECLTIRDYNDMICGICGVAPKIEIAQRHTNNVLELKNVEFTWPEFSVSDEVHVDDFWLTMESEAIEQAAFPTDIPITRVDASIIAPFIPPLMRSPTVINTEKDKVLPHPEQSSGDPSVLVRLIHDSQLRLDKIEDHTEDELRKVLDCCGANIAPGSTKNELLASLISLYAVVHSGLSTATQPPAHLTAGKLSKVCPHKVMCASKYLVKGETARDHVDLLLSSRYWPPVYVCDSARQVALCTDLQYPQLAKQMWGRNQGCFSDPFEKPVLVSCPELQDQLYSADLSSGAENQQVHPITKSSSCWLVHPPQETQKPAAPEHHSMVVCKDLEPYVSLVAEIEMEKGEEDDKSAPDKEQSDTLKSDSTESSSSVPSVSRALKQPIVFNNTAYYYLYNRLVDFLTSRDIVSQQISQVVKACQPGEVVIRDSLYRLGVAQIKTDGEEDEGSGVEGQAQEEVIETFEVVLDE; encoded by the exons ATGGACAAAGTGGAGCTTTTTGAGGTTGTTAAAGTGACAGAAGAGGTGGAGAGTGCCTACAGCCAAATGGAGGTGACATCCTTTAAAAAGAGGAAGAGCAAACCTCAAGATGACAGTGTGGAGAAACCTAAGAAGCCTAG GTCTGCCTATCTGCTATACTACTTTGATGTTCACCAGATTATGCAACTCGGAGTCTCTAATATGCCACAGTCTGAGATCAACAAGCGTATCAGTGAGAGCTGGAAACGACTCAGCGTAGCTGAGAAAAGCTACTACCTGGAAAAAGCCAAGTTGGAGAAGGAGGGCATAGATACA TCATCTGTTAGTCTCTCCAAAGATCTGCCAGGCTTCCGCAAAATCCTACCAAGAACCAGTTACTTTGTATTGTCCAAAGGCTGCTCTTCAAGTCTCCAGCCGGGAAGCTCTCAATCAGAGCTCAGCATTGAGTCTACGGAGAATCCACCTGAAAATGGCTTGCCCTCAGTCTCCCTTATTCAGGAACCCCGGTTGACACCTTTAGGGTTGGCTGGTAAGGTTGAACTCTCTGAACACCCCATTGTTGTTGATGAAATAACAGGGGAAACAGCAGTAGTGTCACCTGCCCTCCAAGGAATTCCacccacctcttcctcctcctctgtctcaccGAAAGCAACAGCTTCTGGAGACTCCAGTGTCTCACAGAGCTCTGGTGACTGTATGGCAAATCGGGTCATACTGAAAGGAAATGAGGCAAAAGCTGGCAGTAGTAGTTACAGTGCATCGATGGTGCAGCAAACACAGGGGGAAACCACACAGGTGGTGGCCATCATACCCACCCAG AACCTACTGGAGCCCAAGTCTTTGGCAACTGTGAGCTCTGTGGGCCCGGTGGTGATGGTCCCTGTTAGAGCAAGCATAGAGCAAAGTGTCAAACCTTCATATAAAATG TCTGTGAAGACATACACTCGGAGAGGTCGAGGGAGGTGTCTGAATCCTGGCTGTTCATTTGTCTACGTTACCCGCCACAAGCCACCAACATGCCCCGAGTGTGGGAGCCACTTGGGTGGTAAATGGATACCCGCT GCAAAAAAGTCACACGAGAAGCAAGCTGCTTCAAGgcaaaaagctaaaaaaaaagctaataaaAGCTGTCAAACCACACAACCAACAACTCAGAAGGCAGGTGCTGCTGTCAGCAAAATAAATACTACTGGAGTCAACAAAGAAGGACAAGTTGTGAGGCGCGCCAGAAAGCAGCCTGTTCGTTCAGCTGGATtgccacaagagggcagcagcaCCAAACAACCGGCTCAAACAAG ACAAGTGAAAGACAATCCTAAAAGTGCCTCAATCCAAGGCCAGGAAAAGAGCAGTACCACTGTGCAGAAGAGGCCTGTGAGGCCCATCCTTCCTGCCTGCTACAACACAG gtCGTGCTGTGTTTCAGATCATAACTGTTCCACCTGACAAAGAGAAATGTCAGTATTCACACAACAATAATTCACCGAATG TGCCACCAGAGAGTTTCTCAGGTCTCAAACCCAGCACTTTAAAGCAGCTCGGCCACGCTGTCCCAATGACCACAGCTAACCAG GATTTTCCGGGCGCAGCTGACAGAGGCCAGCCCACGTCTTCTCTGACTGACAGGAGAGTGAATATCCTGTCAGTTGTGCCTTTCAAACAGCAAACAGTTTCCAGTTTT GATTTGGGACTGTCCACAGCACGAGGCAGGGGTCGGTGTAAGAACCCATCTTGCGACTATATTTATAAGAACAGGCACAAACCTGCAGTGTGCCCGAAATGTGGCTGCGAGCTGACCCAGAAGAATGCCAAGGCAACAAAG TCTGAGACTCTGCTGTGTCCATACAATCCCCTTAGTCCTGCCCAAAAAGACATCCAGCGTCAAAATACGGTGCAGCTGCTGCGCAGCTCTTTGCAGATTCCTGAGAATGAGACTGAGCTTCAGGAAACATTAACCCTCATCCAGGAGCTCAACACTTTCCAGGTTGTCTTTGTTCAAGTGGCTGATCAGGAGCAGGAAAACAGCGCCGAGGCAGAGACCATGCTTCAGTCTAGGTGGCCTCAGTACTACGAGTCAGCAGCTACTCACTGTGGCCTGTGTAACTACCCTCTCTTCAAAGGTGATCAGAG CACTGTTGCAGGACAGGAGAACTGCTGGCTGCTCACTGAAACTCTAATGCAGACAGTCTCTCTGCAGCTCAAGGTTTGTCTCAATGTTCAGTGTCTGGCCCTGCACAGCTTCACTGACCTTCATCCAG GTCTGTTCAACATTGGGAACAGACTGCTGGTGAGCATTGACCTCTTTCTGAAGATCAGGGCCAGCATCAAACTAGGCCAGTCACCCTATCAGGCAGCCAAGACTATAGTGGACCACGTCCCCAGTCATCCTG TCCATTCTCTTAATCCAGATGAATCATCTCAAATTCAAGAGCTTCTCCTGAGTGGCTACTGGGCCTTTGAGTGCCTCACCATCCGAGATTACAACGATATGATCTGTGGCATTTGCGGCGTTGCTCCAAAGATAGAAAttgcacagagacacacaaacaatgtCCTGGAGCTCAAGAATGTAGAA TTTACCTGGCCTGAGTTTTCAGTGTCAGATGAGGTACATGTGGATGACTTCTGGCTGACCATGGAGAGTGAGGCTATTGAGCAAGCAGCTTTCCCCACAGACATCCCTATCACACGGGTAGATGCTTCCATAATTGCTCCCTTCATTCCACCTTTGATGAGGAGCCCCACTGTTATCAACACAGAGAAGGACAAGGTCTTGCCACACCCTGAGCAGTCCTCGG GAGATCCATCAGTTTTGGTACGCCTCATTCAcgacagtcagctgagactcgACAAGATTGAAGATCACACTGAGGACGAGTTGAGAAAAGTCCTGGACTGCTGTGGGGCAAACATCGCCCCAGGTTCCACTAag AATGAGCTGCTGGCCTCTCTGATCTCCTTATACGCAGTCGTTCATAGCGGCCTCTCCACTGCCACACAACCCCCTGCACACCTCACTGCTGGCAAGCTGTCCAAAGTCTGCCCCCACAAG GTCATGTGCGCGTCTAAGTACTTGGTGAAAGGAGAGACGGCTCGTGACCATGTTGATCTGCTGCTGTCATCTCGCTACTGGCCTCCAGTCTATGTTTGTGACAGTGCTCGTCAGGTGGCCCTTTGCACTGACCTGCAGTACCCACAGCTGGCGAAACAAATGTGGGGCAGAAATCAAGGCTGCTTCTCTGACCCTTTTGAAAAACCAGTG CTCGTGTCATGTCCGGAGCTCCAGGACCAGCTGTACAGTGCTGACCTGTCCTCCGGAGCAGAGAACCAGCAGGTCCACCCCATCACCAAGTCCTCTTCCTGCTGGCTGGTTCATCCTCCACAGGAAACCCAGAAGCCTGCTGCTCCAGAACATCATTCTATGGTCGTCTGCAAAGACCTCGAGCCCTATGTTAGCCTGGTAGCTGAGATAGAGATGGAGAAGGGCGAGGAAGATGACAAGAGTGCTCCGGATAAAGAACAGTCAGATACACTGAAGAGTGACTCCACAGAAAGTTCTTCTAGCGTTCCTTCTGTGAGCCGTGCGCTGAAACAACCTATTGTTTTCAACAACACTGCTTATTATTACCTGTACAACCGTCTGGTGGATTTTCTCACCAGCAGAGACATCGTGAGCCAGCAGATCAGTCAAGTTGTAAAGGCCTGCCAGCCTGGAGAGGTCGTGATCAGGGATTCTCTGTACCGACTGGGAGTGGCGCAGATAAAAACGGATGGCGAGGAAGATGAAGGAAGTGGGGTGGAGGGACAGGCACAGGAGGAAGTAATAGAGACGTTTGAGGTTGTTCTGGATGAATAA